One Thermosphaera aggregans DNA segment encodes these proteins:
- a CDS encoding RIO1 family regulatory kinase/ATPase: MNIGLAYKSLTEKDFAVLKAIEEYSSKYEYVPLELIEKRTRIIEEHLTLILSKLSRLKMVKKETVAGYKSYRLTYLGYDMLALNGLVRKNVLEALGDKIGVGKESEIYVGLAPGGVRVAVKFLRLGRTSFRRTKILRTWVQEPHTSWYKQARIAAEREFKALKELSLQKALVPIPFGYDRHVVVTEYVEGVELYRRPQLENPEEVFWKAIDTLRIAYQEVGIVHSDLSEYNIIVRIDDEAPFIIDWPQYVYKDHPSSMELLRRDVEYLVKFFYKVYRVNIQVEDALKKILG; encoded by the coding sequence TTGAACATAGGGCTCGCTTATAAAAGCTTAACGGAAAAAGATTTCGCAGTTTTGAAAGCAATTGAAGAGTACTCTTCAAAATACGAGTATGTTCCGCTGGAATTAATTGAGAAAAGAACCAGGATTATCGAAGAACACTTGACACTAATCCTTAGCAAGTTGAGCAGGTTGAAAATGGTGAAAAAAGAAACTGTAGCTGGGTATAAGAGTTATAGGCTCACCTACCTAGGTTATGATATGCTGGCTCTCAACGGCTTGGTGAGGAAAAACGTTCTGGAAGCTCTGGGTGATAAAATAGGTGTTGGAAAAGAGAGCGAAATATACGTCGGCTTAGCGCCTGGAGGAGTAAGGGTTGCGGTTAAATTCCTTAGATTAGGGCGTACAAGTTTCCGCAGGACCAAAATACTGAGGACATGGGTTCAGGAACCGCACACGTCATGGTATAAGCAAGCGAGGATTGCGGCTGAGAGAGAGTTTAAGGCTTTGAAAGAACTGTCCTTACAGAAGGCACTTGTCCCCATCCCGTTCGGTTATGACAGACACGTTGTCGTTACCGAGTACGTGGAAGGCGTGGAGCTTTACAGAAGGCCTCAACTTGAAAACCCTGAAGAAGTTTTTTGGAAGGCTATAGATACGTTGAGAATAGCGTATCAGGAGGTTGGAATAGTTCACAGTGATTTAAGCGAGTACAATATAATAGTAAGAATAGATGATGAGGCTCCATTTATAATCGATTGGCCCCAGTATGTTTACAAAGACCATCCTTCATCGATGGAATTGTTGAGAAGGGATGTGGAGTATTTGGTTAAATTCTTCTATAAAGTCTATCGAGTCAACATACAGGTTGAAGACGCGTTGAAGAAAATATTAGGGTAG
- a CDS encoding aminotransferase class V-fold PLP-dependent enzyme, translated as MENLDEIVSQLKEWYSRTPKHFEGAILGSMTTWPHPIGVYAYQLFIHVNGNDPVVFPIVQELEKELLATVGSLYGSRYGLFTSGGTESNILALFVAKRVSRGKSDVVVAPSTVHASIDKACLLMGSRLVKIPVNPLSPVDPDILEKYVRDYNPFAVVVTAGTTESGVVDRVKEASEVALKHDVYLHVDAAFGGLLIPFLHKHGIIDSDLSFYPGVSSISVDLHKNGRAPIPSSLLFFRDETYVGKACFEMNYLPSGMNCGLLGTRPGASLVASWAVVKAIGLEGYEKQALLQQDTALYLFKELDSREFVEVFKPVLPIVVWKSKLYDYVEMVKKLFEEGIFLYKSPSLQAARAVIMPHVTKAHVDALLKALDKIHARSGFD; from the coding sequence TTGGAGAATTTAGATGAGATCGTTTCCCAGTTGAAGGAATGGTATTCGCGGACGCCAAAACATTTTGAAGGAGCAATTCTCGGCTCCATGACCACGTGGCCTCATCCTATAGGGGTTTACGCTTACCAATTGTTCATTCATGTTAACGGTAACGATCCAGTGGTGTTTCCAATAGTTCAAGAGCTTGAGAAAGAACTGCTCGCGACAGTAGGATCCCTGTATGGCTCTCGATACGGGTTGTTCACCAGTGGGGGTACGGAGTCCAATATACTAGCATTGTTCGTGGCAAAAAGGGTTTCCAGGGGTAAGAGTGATGTAGTAGTAGCTCCCTCCACCGTTCATGCCTCCATCGACAAGGCGTGTCTACTCATGGGTTCAAGGCTGGTTAAGATACCTGTGAATCCTTTAAGCCCTGTCGACCCCGATATTCTTGAAAAATATGTTAGAGATTACAATCCCTTCGCCGTTGTCGTGACCGCTGGGACAACTGAGTCAGGAGTTGTCGACAGGGTTAAAGAAGCCTCGGAAGTAGCGTTGAAACACGATGTCTACTTGCATGTTGACGCAGCCTTCGGCGGGTTGCTAATCCCATTCCTCCATAAACATGGGATCATTGATTCAGACCTTTCGTTTTACCCGGGCGTCTCCAGCATCTCGGTAGACCTGCACAAGAATGGTAGAGCGCCTATCCCATCAAGTCTATTGTTTTTCAGGGATGAAACATATGTTGGAAAAGCCTGTTTTGAAATGAACTATTTACCATCCGGTATGAATTGTGGACTGCTAGGCACTAGACCTGGAGCATCCCTCGTGGCCTCATGGGCCGTGGTTAAAGCTATAGGGTTAGAGGGTTATGAAAAGCAAGCGCTCCTACAGCAGGATACGGCTCTGTATCTATTCAAGGAGCTTGATAGTAGAGAGTTTGTAGAGGTTTTCAAACCAGTATTGCCTATCGTGGTGTGGAAGTCTAAACTCTACGACTACGTTGAGATGGTTAAGAAGCTGTTTGAGGAGGGAATATTTCTTTACAAGTCTCCCTCCCTTCAAGCGGCTAGGGCGGTGATAATGCCTCATGTAACGAAAGCGCATGTTGATGCATTGCTGAAGGCTTTGGACAAAATCCATGCAAGGAGTGGTTTTGATTGA
- a CDS encoding RuvB-like helicase, producing the protein MSEIRVESYRVRRISAHSHIRGLGLDENGKAIMVADGLVGQAEAREAAGIVVKMIREGRISGRGILLVGPPGTGKTALAVAIARELGEDTPFVIMSGSEVYSSEKRKTEILMEAVRKALGVRLTERRLVYEGVVKNIVIRRAKHPLVPYLTVPREAKITLASRDEEVTLTVPEEVTHQILELGVRKGDVIWIDAQTGRVYREGRVREFQDVKTYDVETRRIVETPSGPVKKEKEIVNVLTLHDLDMYFAAQRPLVSIFGFTLEREIPSEARKQADETVRKWIEEKKAAIVPGVLFIDDAHMLDIEAFSFLTRAMESEFAPILILATNRGVARIRGTDMESPHGMPLDLLDRLLIIPTRPYNADEIREIIKIRAQEEEVELDPKALDKLVEIGSKHSLRYAVQLMEPARILAEQRGDSKIHVEDVEEARKLFIDISTSVEYLREYEKLFLK; encoded by the coding sequence ATGAGCGAGATAAGGGTTGAATCATACAGGGTTAGAAGGATTAGTGCGCACAGCCATATCAGAGGGTTAGGTCTCGACGAGAATGGAAAAGCCATTATGGTCGCAGACGGGTTGGTGGGGCAGGCTGAGGCAAGGGAGGCTGCTGGAATAGTTGTTAAAATGATAAGGGAGGGCCGTATCTCTGGAAGGGGTATCCTGCTCGTCGGGCCCCCGGGCACTGGTAAAACAGCACTGGCTGTTGCCATCGCTAGAGAGCTTGGGGAAGACACCCCGTTCGTAATAATGAGCGGGAGCGAGGTTTACAGTAGCGAGAAAAGGAAGACCGAGATTTTAATGGAGGCTGTCCGAAAAGCTCTTGGCGTTAGACTAACCGAGAGAAGGCTTGTCTACGAAGGCGTTGTGAAAAACATCGTGATAAGAAGGGCTAAACACCCTCTGGTTCCTTACTTAACTGTTCCACGTGAGGCGAAGATAACGCTGGCTTCAAGGGATGAGGAAGTCACTTTAACAGTCCCCGAGGAGGTTACCCATCAGATATTAGAGCTGGGCGTGAGGAAAGGCGATGTCATATGGATTGATGCTCAAACAGGCAGGGTTTACAGGGAGGGGAGGGTTAGAGAGTTCCAGGATGTTAAAACCTATGATGTTGAAACAAGGAGGATTGTTGAAACTCCTTCGGGCCCCGTGAAGAAGGAGAAGGAAATAGTGAATGTTCTAACACTCCACGATCTAGACATGTATTTTGCAGCTCAGAGGCCTCTAGTGTCCATTTTCGGTTTCACCCTGGAAAGGGAGATCCCTTCAGAAGCTAGGAAACAGGCTGATGAAACTGTGAGGAAATGGATTGAGGAGAAGAAGGCAGCAATAGTTCCCGGCGTTCTATTTATTGATGATGCTCACATGTTAGATATAGAGGCGTTCAGCTTTCTAACAAGGGCGATGGAGAGCGAGTTCGCGCCTATTCTAATACTGGCTACCAACAGAGGGGTTGCGAGGATTAGGGGGACAGATATGGAGTCTCCTCACGGCATGCCGCTGGACCTGCTTGACAGATTGCTGATCATTCCCACAAGACCATATAACGCGGACGAGATAAGGGAGATCATTAAGATAAGAGCCCAGGAGGAAGAGGTTGAGCTAGATCCCAAGGCCCTTGACAAACTAGTGGAAATAGGCTCGAAACACAGTTTAAGGTATGCTGTCCAACTGATGGAGCCTGCTAGAATATTGGCTGAGCAGAGAGGCGACTCAAAAATCCATGTAGAAGACGTTGAGGAGGCTCGCAAGCTATTCATTGACATATCCACGAGTGTCGAGTATCTAAGAGAGTATGAAAAGTTGTTTTTAAAATAA
- a CDS encoding DUF2153 domain-containing protein gives MSDMFASLDAWVKRQNEVKNLFEKAEVNYQEADRLTLITLSRTAFQHMMRTIEAFDQWLRDPMITNHMPREMLVELWEKLRVLLYDLIELDIEHTSKFSEHLKNLASEGKINPLFGFEKTEKETRRSPVQLTI, from the coding sequence ATGAGTGATATGTTTGCAAGTTTAGATGCATGGGTTAAGCGCCAGAACGAGGTGAAAAACCTGTTCGAGAAGGCAGAGGTAAACTATCAGGAAGCCGACCGTTTGACACTGATCACACTTTCGAGAACCGCTTTCCAGCATATGATGAGAACTATTGAGGCTTTTGACCAGTGGCTAAGGGACCCTATGATAACTAATCACATGCCTCGTGAAATGCTTGTTGAGCTGTGGGAGAAACTGAGAGTATTGCTTTATGATCTGATAGAATTAGATATTGAGCACACCAGCAAGTTCAGTGAGCATTTGAAAAACCTTGCATCAGAGGGCAAGATCAACCCGCTGTTTGGTTTCGAGAAAACGGAGAAGGAGACTAGGAGGTCTCCTGTTCAATTAACTATTTGA
- a CDS encoding Trm112 family protein gives MMRYWGMDFIRCVHCKHHPLELIVLESEVQDVDTSNMEFPLCKTYCAYLKKEVKPSEQYPCSECLRTGIKTGVLYCPSCNRWYPVKEGIVYLLTDNRRKPENDKKFLQAFRDKLPAVIVEKGLPHNLSE, from the coding sequence ATGATGAGATATTGGGGCATGGATTTCATCAGGTGCGTTCACTGTAAGCACCACCCGCTTGAACTCATAGTTTTGGAAAGCGAGGTGCAGGATGTAGACACGTCGAACATGGAGTTTCCGCTCTGTAAAACTTACTGCGCATACCTGAAGAAAGAGGTTAAGCCTTCAGAACAATACCCTTGTAGCGAATGCCTGAGAACTGGGATTAAAACCGGTGTGCTCTACTGTCCCAGTTGCAACAGATGGTACCCTGTGAAGGAGGGAATAGTTTACTTGTTGACGGATAACAGGAGGAAGCCTGAGAACGATAAAAAATTCCTTCAAGCGTTCAGGGATAAGCTTCCAGCAGTTATTGTGGAGAAAGGATTGCCACATAATCTTTCTGAGTGA
- the glmM gene encoding phosphoglucosamine mutase — translation MFKHGLFGTDGVRGLITELTPEFVVRLGEAIATFFPPGSRLLVGRDVRAGGEAYARMVSGTLLYFGIKVYDAGLTPTPALQYAVKTLGFDGGVVVTASHNPREYNGIKVIGPDGIELDRDREKELEEIFWEGRFRSIDWKAISHSVEPYGIVNQVYVDGVVEKVDRELIASRNFRILIDPANSVGALTTPEIAKRLGVEYVVLNGSLDPRFPSRNPEPTPDNISETAQVVKSLKLTFGVAHDGDADRSIFIDNLGRVQSGDRTATLLAKYLKTERGEQGRVYTAVSSSMVIEDVMKSIGVEVVWLKVGSVDIAHAMKKGGDALCGFEENGGFMYPPHQYVRDGGMTLALYLEMLARFKATPSELYDSLPHYYSIKTKYKMGRDKALLVVERVKEEFKTERLITIDGVKVIGRDYWVLVRPSGTEPLLRVMLEARSESEAKSIFERIDKIVKEVGSE, via the coding sequence TTGTTCAAGCACGGCTTGTTCGGAACCGATGGGGTTAGAGGACTAATCACGGAGCTAACCCCTGAGTTCGTGGTTAGGCTTGGAGAAGCCATTGCCACGTTCTTTCCCCCTGGCTCTAGGTTGCTTGTGGGCCGGGATGTAAGGGCTGGCGGCGAGGCATACGCTCGCATGGTCTCGGGAACGCTTCTCTACTTTGGAATAAAAGTATACGATGCAGGGCTGACTCCAACACCTGCGCTACAGTACGCTGTTAAAACACTCGGGTTTGACGGGGGAGTAGTGGTTACGGCAAGCCATAATCCGAGAGAGTATAATGGGATTAAAGTAATAGGTCCTGATGGAATAGAGCTTGACAGGGATAGAGAGAAGGAGTTAGAGGAGATTTTCTGGGAAGGCCGTTTTAGAAGCATTGACTGGAAAGCCATATCGCACTCTGTTGAGCCATACGGCATTGTCAACCAAGTGTACGTGGATGGGGTTGTTGAAAAAGTTGATAGGGAGTTGATAGCGTCGAGGAATTTTAGAATACTCATAGACCCTGCTAACAGTGTTGGCGCCTTAACCACGCCGGAGATAGCTAAAAGGCTTGGCGTGGAATACGTGGTTTTAAACGGTAGCCTAGACCCGCGCTTCCCTAGCAGAAACCCGGAGCCTACGCCTGATAATATTTCTGAAACAGCACAGGTGGTGAAGTCTTTAAAACTTACCTTTGGAGTCGCCCACGACGGTGACGCGGATAGATCAATATTCATTGATAACCTGGGCAGAGTTCAATCAGGCGATAGAACCGCCACTCTCCTGGCAAAGTATCTAAAGACTGAAAGAGGCGAGCAGGGAAGAGTCTACACGGCCGTGTCATCAAGCATGGTTATCGAAGACGTTATGAAAAGTATCGGTGTTGAAGTCGTCTGGCTGAAAGTTGGAAGCGTTGACATAGCTCACGCTATGAAGAAAGGCGGGGACGCGTTGTGCGGGTTCGAGGAAAACGGGGGCTTCATGTACCCGCCACACCAGTATGTGAGGGATGGCGGCATGACCCTGGCCCTCTACCTTGAGATGTTGGCAAGGTTTAAGGCGACTCCTTCAGAGCTGTATGATTCACTCCCACACTATTATTCAATAAAGACGAAGTATAAGATGGGGAGGGATAAAGCCCTATTAGTTGTTGAACGCGTTAAAGAAGAGTTCAAGACTGAAAGGCTGATAACAATAGACGGTGTTAAGGTAATAGGGAGAGATTACTGGGTGCTGGTAAGACCCAGCGGTACTGAGCCCTTGTTAAGAGTAATGCTGGAGGCTAGGAGCGAGAGCGAAGCCAAGAGTATATTTGAGAGGATTGACAAAATAGTGAAAGAGGTTGGCTCAGAATGA